In a genomic window of Pseudomonas oryzihabitans:
- a CDS encoding copper resistance system multicopper oxidase, whose amino-acid sequence MPRHLSRRTFVKGLAATGALGGLGLWRAPTWATPALDGLTGTHFELAIDELPVNITGTPRTAMAINGGLPGPLLRCKEGDTVTLRVRNQLTVPTSIHWHGIILPPNMDGVPGLSFAGIEPGGSYLYRFTLKQNGTYWYHSHSGFQEQQGVYGPLVIEAKDPEPFQYDRDLVLMLTDWTDEDPAALMRTLKKQADYYNFHKRTLGDFIDDVAQDGWAATLADRKMWAEMKMNPTDIADVSGATYTYLLNGLAPARNWTGLFRPGEKLRLRFINGSAMSYFDIRIPGLKMTVVAADGLYVEPVEVEEFRIAVAETYDVIVEPVAEAYTVFAQAMDRTGYARGTLAVREGLVAPVPPLDPRPLLTMADMGMAHGGHGGHEMAAMASGHEGHEGHGQAASGGMQVQIHPASETGNPLVDMQAMMTAPKLDDPGIGLRDNGRRVLTYADLRSRFEDPDGREPGRTIELHLTGHMEKFAWSFDGIKFSDAEPLRLTYGERVRIVLVNDTMMTHPIHLHGLWSDLEDEHGNFQVRKHTIDMPPGARRSYRVTADALGRWAYHCHLLYHMEMGMFREVRVEE is encoded by the coding sequence ATGCCTCGCCACCTGTCTCGTCGTACCTTCGTCAAGGGCCTGGCTGCCACCGGCGCGCTCGGTGGTCTCGGACTGTGGCGCGCGCCGACCTGGGCCACCCCTGCCCTCGACGGCTTGACCGGCACCCACTTCGAACTGGCCATCGACGAGTTACCGGTCAACATCACCGGCACGCCGCGTACGGCCATGGCGATCAACGGCGGTCTGCCAGGTCCACTGCTGCGCTGCAAGGAAGGCGATACCGTCACCCTGAGGGTGCGCAACCAGCTGACTGTCCCGACCTCCATCCACTGGCACGGCATCATCCTGCCGCCCAACATGGACGGAGTGCCGGGCCTGAGCTTCGCCGGTATCGAACCCGGCGGCAGCTATCTCTACCGCTTCACCCTCAAGCAGAACGGCACCTACTGGTATCACAGCCATTCGGGCTTCCAGGAGCAGCAGGGGGTCTATGGTCCCCTGGTCATCGAGGCCAAGGACCCCGAACCCTTCCAATACGATCGGGACCTGGTGCTGATGCTCACCGACTGGACCGACGAAGATCCCGCGGCGCTGATGCGCACCCTGAAGAAGCAGGCCGACTACTACAACTTCCACAAGCGGACCCTGGGCGATTTCATCGACGATGTCGCGCAGGACGGCTGGGCGGCGACCCTGGCCGACCGCAAGATGTGGGCGGAAATGAAGATGAATCCCACCGACATCGCCGACGTCAGTGGTGCCACCTACACCTATCTCCTCAATGGCCTGGCGCCCGCGCGGAATTGGACCGGGCTGTTCCGCCCCGGCGAGAAACTGCGGCTCCGATTCATCAACGGCTCGGCCATGAGCTACTTCGATATCCGCATCCCGGGGCTGAAGATGACGGTGGTTGCGGCGGACGGGCTGTACGTCGAGCCGGTCGAGGTCGAGGAATTTCGCATCGCGGTGGCGGAGACCTACGACGTCATCGTCGAGCCGGTGGCAGAGGCCTACACCGTCTTCGCCCAGGCCATGGATCGCACCGGCTATGCCCGCGGCACCCTGGCGGTACGCGAGGGCCTGGTCGCCCCCGTTCCGCCGCTGGATCCGCGGCCGCTGCTGACCATGGCCGACATGGGCATGGCGCACGGCGGTCACGGCGGTCATGAGATGGCGGCCATGGCGTCCGGCCATGAGGGACATGAGGGCCATGGCCAGGCGGCCAGCGGCGGGATGCAGGTCCAGATCCATCCTGCCAGCGAGACCGGCAATCCCCTGGTCGACATGCAGGCGATGATGACCGCACCCAAGCTCGACGACCCCGGCATCGGCCTGCGCGACAACGGTCGCCGGGTGCTGACCTACGCCGACCTGCGCAGCCGCTTCGAAGATCCGGATGGGCGTGAGCCGGGTCGTACCATCGAACTCCATCTCACCGGCCATATGGAGAAGTTCGCCTGGTCGTTCGACGGCATCAAGTTCTCCGATGCCGAACCCCTGCGCCTCACCTATGGCGAAAGGGTGAGGATCGTGCTGGTGAACGACACCATGATGACCCACCCCATCCATCTGCACGGCCTCTGGAGCGATCTGGAAGACGAGCACGGCAATTTCCAGGTGCGCAAGCACACCATCGACATGCCGCCAGGCGCGCGCCGCAGCTATCGCGTCACCGCCGACGCCCTGGGGCGCTGGGCCTATCACTGTCACCTGCTCTATCACATGGAAATGGGCATGTTCCGCGAAGTCCGGGTGGAGGAATGA
- a CDS encoding GNAT family N-acetyltransferase — protein MKGHFLLRAPLLRIRPAVVTDLAALCTLAEQLAEHHHEQAPETFAAPSGGWRDQDYWAAQLEPEDGVLFVAEQRDELVGFVTARLSDTRGISFLQPLVLCRIGSLVVAASHRRHGVGARLLAQVEAWAKANDADELRLEVMEFNRDAQAFYARQAFHGQSRILAKPLRD, from the coding sequence GTGAAGGGTCACTTCCTGTTGCGAGCACCGCTCTTGCGTATCCGCCCCGCCGTCGTCACCGACCTCGCCGCCCTCTGCACCCTGGCCGAACAACTCGCCGAACACCACCACGAGCAGGCGCCGGAAACCTTCGCCGCGCCCTCGGGCGGCTGGCGCGACCAGGACTATTGGGCGGCGCAACTGGAGCCCGAAGATGGCGTGCTGTTCGTCGCCGAGCAGCGCGACGAGCTGGTGGGCTTCGTCACCGCGCGCCTGTCCGATACCCGGGGAATTTCCTTCCTGCAGCCACTGGTGCTCTGCCGGATCGGCAGTCTGGTGGTGGCCGCCAGCCACAGACGCCACGGCGTGGGCGCCCGCCTGCTGGCCCAGGTGGAAGCCTGGGCCAAGGCCAACGACGCCGACGAATTGCGCCTGGAAGTCATGGAATTCAACAGGGACGCCCAGGCCTTCTATGCCCGGCAGGCGTTCCACGGCCAGTCGCGGATCCTGGCCAAGCCATTGCGCGACTGA
- a CDS encoding DUF2726 domain-containing protein — MYERYLPLLVLAGLLLLGASWWWQRRRQAAFPYRQVEALFTPAEQAFLAVLDEAVGADYRVFGKVRIADVVQTLPLRDRRRYLIAQNRINAKHFDFAICRRDDLAVHAVVELNDRSHLQRHRQQRDRFVRSVCEAAQLRLVEIPAAARYSASAVREAVFGGRRPRQRASEPSQALAPECPECQAPMVRRRARSGRHQGREFWACSNYPDCRALLDIDD; from the coding sequence ATGTACGAGCGTTACCTGCCCCTGCTGGTCCTGGCCGGACTGCTGCTGCTCGGGGCAAGCTGGTGGTGGCAACGCCGCCGTCAGGCCGCCTTTCCCTATCGCCAGGTCGAAGCCCTCTTCACCCCCGCCGAACAAGCCTTTCTCGCCGTGCTCGACGAAGCCGTGGGCGCCGACTACCGGGTCTTCGGCAAGGTGCGCATCGCCGACGTGGTCCAGACCCTGCCGCTGCGTGATCGGCGGCGCTATCTGATCGCCCAGAACCGCATCAACGCCAAGCATTTCGACTTCGCCATCTGCCGTCGCGACGACCTCGCCGTGCATGCGGTGGTGGAACTCAACGACAGATCCCACCTGCAACGTCACCGGCAGCAGCGTGATCGCTTCGTGCGCTCGGTCTGCGAAGCCGCTCAGCTACGGCTGGTGGAGATCCCGGCCGCGGCGCGCTATTCCGCCAGCGCCGTGCGCGAAGCCGTGTTCGGCGGTCGTCGTCCACGCCAGCGCGCGAGCGAGCCGAGCCAGGCCCTGGCCCCGGAATGCCCCGAATGCCAGGCGCCCATGGTGCGCCGCCGCGCCCGTAGTGGGCGCCACCAGGGCCGGGAATTCTGGGCCTGCTCGAATTATCCGGATTGCCGCGCCCTGCTCGACATCGACGACTGA
- a CDS encoding lysozyme inhibitor LprI family protein, producing the protein MTASHLPALLLGLLLASATFAAEKTPVACDRQGNDSQLAACAALDLTTAETRLDEAYARRLAATQPAQRANVERLQKLWQDDRAPRCATATRGFSGAMQQLQYLSCLKSMTLLRLDDLQRQLPRHD; encoded by the coding sequence ATGACCGCTTCCCACTTGCCCGCCCTGCTCCTCGGCCTGCTGTTAGCGAGCGCTACGTTCGCCGCCGAAAAGACACCGGTCGCATGCGATCGCCAGGGTAACGACTCCCAACTGGCCGCCTGCGCCGCCCTGGATCTGACTACGGCCGAGACCCGCCTCGACGAGGCCTACGCCAGACGGCTGGCGGCCACCCAACCCGCCCAGCGCGCCAATGTCGAACGCCTGCAAAAGCTTTGGCAGGACGACCGCGCCCCCCGTTGCGCCACCGCCACCCGCGGTTTCAGCGGCGCCATGCAGCAGCTGCAATATCTGAGCTGTCTCAAGTCCATGACCCTGCTGCGCCTGGACGACCTGCAGCGCCAGCTGCCGCGGCACGACTGA
- a CDS encoding LysR substrate-binding domain-containing protein: protein MTTALPLNALRAFAAAARHQHFAKAADELHVTAGAISRQIRLLEEELGQSLFERLPQGVRLTVQGRALATEIAPHLDGLTRAVARARLKSSVLTVSAPPTFGQEWLLPRLEDFQRQHPDIEVFLDASSAIVPLGTEGGAQAAIRYGRGDWQDGETRLLLREWIFPVCSPALITAPLSAPAALLDYPLLHAEWPGGWRAGRPSSRFNAWQDWFASQDVSLSDSLRGPRYSLSGMALQQAAAGKGVALGGCVLAQRLLASGALIRPLPDRFNQLSPQAYFLVLPKGPVEAPVQRWIAWLLEQVRSFRDTHGDQQETGGAW from the coding sequence GTGACCACCGCCCTCCCCCTCAACGCCCTGCGCGCTTTCGCCGCCGCCGCCCGCCACCAGCACTTCGCCAAGGCCGCGGACGAGCTGCACGTCACCGCTGGGGCCATCAGCCGGCAGATCCGCCTGTTGGAGGAAGAACTGGGCCAGAGCCTGTTCGAGCGCCTACCCCAGGGGGTGCGTCTCACCGTGCAGGGGCGTGCCCTGGCCACCGAGATCGCCCCCCATCTCGACGGCCTGACCCGCGCCGTGGCCCGGGCGCGGCTCAAGAGCAGCGTGCTCACCGTCAGCGCGCCGCCCACCTTCGGCCAGGAGTGGCTGCTGCCGCGCCTGGAAGACTTCCAGCGCCAGCATCCGGATATCGAGGTCTTTCTCGACGCCTCCTCCGCCATCGTCCCCCTCGGCACCGAGGGCGGCGCCCAGGCGGCGATCCGCTATGGCCGCGGTGACTGGCAGGATGGCGAAACCCGGCTGCTGCTGCGCGAGTGGATCTTTCCGGTCTGCAGCCCGGCGCTGATCACCGCCCCTCTTTCCGCACCCGCGGCCTTGCTCGACTATCCACTGCTGCACGCCGAATGGCCTGGCGGCTGGCGGGCGGGTCGGCCCAGCAGCAGATTCAATGCCTGGCAGGACTGGTTCGCCAGCCAGGACGTCAGCCTCAGCGACAGCCTGCGCGGCCCGCGCTATTCCCTGAGTGGCATGGCGTTGCAACAGGCGGCGGCCGGCAAGGGCGTCGCCCTCGGCGGTTGCGTGCTGGCCCAGCGGCTGCTGGCCAGTGGTGCCCTGATTCGCCCACTGCCGGACCGGTTCAACCAGCTTTCGCCCCAGGCCTACTTCCTGGTATTGCCCAAGGGTCCGGTGGAAGCGCCGGTGCAGCGCTGGATCGCCTGGTTGCTGGAGCAGGTGCGCAGCTTCCGCGACACCCATGGCGATCAGCAGGAGACCGGCGGTGCCTGGTGA
- a CDS encoding DMT family transporter — translation MRKELDAPAVLLMLVLCLVWGLQQTAIKAIAEQVDPLLQIGWRSLLAAGLLYALARWRGIRCLGRDQTLVPGLLAGSLFALEFLCMAVGLKYTSAAHMVVFIYTAPLFAACGLHWLVPGERLSSRQWLGIALASAGVVCAFLIGQPSGTTSWRGDLIGLLGGACWGATTVLIRRSALAEAPPLRTLFYQLGVTGVVLLALALPLGKHLELATLDSLAWSSLAFQVFIVAGASLLGWFVLLSRYRAAPLGVLTLLTPLFGVLMGVWLLKETPGPGFLLGAALVLSGLLIVSYPSRSRAAPC, via the coding sequence ATGCGTAAAGAACTCGATGCCCCCGCAGTGCTGTTGATGCTGGTGCTCTGCCTGGTGTGGGGGCTGCAGCAGACCGCGATCAAGGCCATCGCCGAGCAGGTGGACCCGCTGCTGCAGATCGGCTGGCGCTCGCTGCTGGCGGCCGGGTTGCTCTATGCCCTGGCCCGCTGGCGCGGCATCCGCTGCCTGGGACGGGACCAGACGCTGGTGCCCGGTCTGCTGGCCGGCTCGCTGTTCGCCCTGGAATTCCTCTGCATGGCGGTGGGCCTGAAGTACACCAGCGCCGCGCACATGGTGGTGTTCATCTATACCGCGCCGCTGTTCGCTGCTTGCGGCCTGCACTGGCTGGTGCCGGGGGAGCGGCTGTCGTCGCGCCAGTGGCTGGGCATCGCCCTGGCGAGCGCAGGGGTGGTCTGCGCCTTCCTGATTGGCCAGCCGAGCGGCACGACCAGTTGGCGGGGCGATCTCATCGGCCTGCTCGGCGGTGCCTGCTGGGGCGCTACCACCGTACTGATCCGCCGCAGCGCCCTGGCCGAGGCGCCGCCGCTGCGCACCCTGTTCTATCAACTTGGGGTGACCGGGGTGGTGCTGCTGGCCCTGGCCCTGCCGCTCGGCAAGCACCTGGAGCTGGCCACGCTGGATTCCCTGGCCTGGTCGAGCCTGGCGTTCCAGGTGTTCATCGTCGCGGGGGCGAGCCTGCTCGGCTGGTTCGTGCTGCTCAGCCGCTACCGCGCCGCGCCCCTGGGTGTGCTGACCCTGCTCACACCGCTGTTCGGCGTGCTGATGGGCGTCTGGCTGCTCAAGGAGACGCCGGGCCCCGGCTTTCTGCTCGGCGCCGCGCTGGTGCTCAGCGGTCTGCTGATCGTCAGCTATCCTTCCCGCTCGCGAGCCGCGCCCTGCTGA
- a CDS encoding DMT family transporter, protein MPSISLHPWLLRLIPLVFLALWSAGFAVSKVGLAYAPPFTILTMRYALAFSVLLVAFLILRPPLPRTRREWANLAVVGFLIQGVYFGMSYGALVLGASANVVAMVASLQPILVALGAPLLVGERVAPLQWLGLALGLLGAIGVILARASVAVESVPGIFLAVGALLGMTSAVLYEKRLGVAQHPVTNNLVQYSVGLVCCAPVALLFEHNPVHWAPAFIGALAYLVLANSLLAISLLVWMIRAGEAARVSALFFCVPPGAALSAWLLLGETLPPLAWVAMVIAIGGVLLATRSGAKAAR, encoded by the coding sequence ATGCCGTCCATCTCCTTGCATCCCTGGCTGTTGCGCCTCATCCCCCTGGTCTTCCTCGCCCTCTGGTCCGCCGGCTTCGCCGTCTCCAAGGTGGGCCTAGCCTATGCGCCGCCGTTCACCATCCTGACGATGCGCTATGCGCTGGCCTTCAGCGTGCTGCTGGTGGCCTTTCTCATCCTCCGCCCGCCGCTGCCGCGCACGCGCCGGGAATGGGCGAATCTCGCCGTGGTGGGCTTCTTGATCCAGGGCGTCTATTTCGGCATGAGCTATGGCGCCCTGGTGCTGGGCGCCTCGGCCAACGTGGTGGCCATGGTCGCCTCGCTGCAGCCGATCCTGGTCGCCCTGGGCGCGCCCCTGCTGGTCGGAGAGCGGGTGGCACCGCTGCAATGGCTGGGGCTAGCGCTGGGCCTGCTGGGCGCCATCGGGGTGATCCTGGCGCGGGCCAGCGTCGCCGTGGAGTCCGTCCCTGGCATTTTCCTGGCCGTGGGCGCGCTGCTGGGCATGACCAGCGCGGTGCTCTACGAAAAACGCCTGGGCGTGGCCCAGCATCCGGTGACCAACAACCTGGTGCAATACAGCGTCGGCCTGGTCTGCTGCGCGCCGGTGGCGCTGCTGTTCGAGCACAATCCGGTGCACTGGGCACCGGCCTTCATCGGCGCCCTGGCCTATCTGGTGCTGGCCAACTCGCTGCTGGCCATCAGCCTGCTGGTGTGGATGATCCGCGCTGGCGAGGCGGCGCGGGTCAGCGCGCTGTTCTTCTGCGTCCCACCGGGCGCCGCCCTGAGCGCCTGGCTGCTGCTCGGCGAGACCCTGCCACCGCTGGCCTGGGTCGCCATGGTGATCGCCATCGGCGGGGTGCTGCTAGCGACGCGCTCAGGGGCGAAGGCGGCGCGTTGA